One stretch of Fictibacillus sp. b24 DNA includes these proteins:
- a CDS encoding glycosyltransferase family 2 protein, with translation MVTVISQLWLELLRVFGWFILFYMSGVVLFYGLLFVLAAFQLKREEKIDSFERYEDYMDASYTKPVSIIVPAYNEELGIKGSVRSLLSINYPEFEVIVVNDGSNDRTVETVIEHFQMKKVKKVIQTRLETMTIKGVYQSVIYPNLWLVDKLNGGKADALNAGLNVSSYPYFCSLDGDSVLERDAFLKVMKPIIDSDETVIASGGSIRIANGCDIHEGQVESIGLSRNPIVIMQVIEYLRAFLMGRIGLSRYNWLLIISGAFGVFSKKWVIEAGGYKRDTVGEDMELVVRLQKLIKDKKENKKIVYVPDPVCWTEAPEELKYLHRQRNRWHRGLFDSLWIHKKMLFNPKYGSIGMVSLPYFWLIELAGPVVELCGYLFVILSFFLGGIYIEMALLFFLLSVLIGSLSSMGAVILEEWSLRKYPKISDIVKLFGYSLTETLWYRPLTVVWRCQGLIQAIRGKKSWGEMKRKGISGGISQ, from the coding sequence ATGGTTACAGTTATTAGTCAGTTATGGCTCGAACTGCTTCGGGTCTTTGGCTGGTTTATTTTGTTTTATATGTCAGGGGTTGTTCTCTTTTATGGTCTGCTTTTTGTTCTTGCCGCTTTCCAGTTGAAGCGTGAGGAGAAGATCGACTCATTCGAGCGGTATGAAGATTACATGGATGCGAGCTACACGAAACCCGTTTCAATTATCGTGCCTGCGTATAACGAAGAACTCGGAATCAAAGGAAGCGTCCGTTCGCTCTTAAGCATTAACTATCCGGAGTTTGAAGTAATCGTTGTGAACGATGGTTCTAATGACCGAACGGTTGAAACGGTGATCGAACACTTTCAGATGAAAAAGGTGAAAAAGGTCATTCAGACAAGACTCGAGACCATGACCATAAAAGGGGTCTATCAATCTGTTATCTATCCGAATCTATGGCTAGTAGATAAGTTGAACGGCGGAAAAGCGGATGCACTGAACGCTGGTCTTAATGTCTCGAGCTATCCGTATTTTTGTTCGTTGGATGGTGATTCTGTACTTGAACGTGATGCCTTTCTAAAAGTGATGAAACCGATCATTGATTCAGATGAGACGGTGATCGCGTCTGGCGGAAGTATCCGAATCGCAAACGGATGCGATATCCATGAGGGGCAAGTAGAGAGCATCGGTCTGTCAAGAAATCCGATTGTCATCATGCAGGTGATTGAATATTTGCGTGCATTCTTGATGGGACGCATCGGCCTCAGCCGGTATAACTGGCTTTTGATCATCTCTGGTGCCTTTGGCGTGTTTTCGAAAAAATGGGTGATCGAAGCAGGCGGTTATAAGCGTGATACGGTCGGAGAAGACATGGAGCTTGTCGTTCGTCTTCAGAAGCTGATCAAAGATAAAAAAGAAAATAAAAAGATCGTTTATGTGCCAGATCCAGTCTGCTGGACAGAGGCTCCAGAAGAGCTGAAGTATTTGCACAGACAGAGAAACCGCTGGCATAGAGGATTGTTCGATAGTCTATGGATTCATAAGAAGATGCTTTTTAACCCTAAATACGGTTCAATCGGGATGGTCTCACTTCCATACTTTTGGCTGATTGAACTGGCTGGCCCTGTTGTAGAACTATGTGGTTACCTGTTTGTCATCCTCTCCTTTTTTCTAGGAGGAATCTATATCGAAATGGCTTTGCTATTTTTCCTGTTATCCGTTCTGATAGGTTCACTTTCGTCAATGGGAGCAGTCATTTTAGAAGAGTGGAGTCTAAGAAAATATCCAAAAATCTCAGACATTGTAAAATTGTTCGGCTACTCTCTAACGGAAACGCTTTGGTATCGTCCGTTAACCGTTGTTTGGCGCTGCCAGGGGTTGATCCAAGCGATCAGAGGTAAGAAGTCATGGGGAGAAATGAAGCGAAAAGGGATATCCGGGGGAATTTCACAATGA
- a CDS encoding HEAT repeat domain-containing protein gives MMLSQEILLLVWMAIALLSALTGMFLYLVIKKAFEISQEKEIKNYMEQIHKTVYAYLYQQQNSRHLVPDSSIKYIAIERLLTEYSTVIEGDGKERISQLADELFHDRYKVVLHQNKWSSRMNVLYKIDGFRMRALSEVLKQMLSDEKTTKEEKLIIFRCLSNNQDDALSELFQSVAVPLSVLEYRSILNRMNEKTFIRIVDDYLLYPDRLKLAIIDMIGIQKKLDFVLFLESQLSDESFEIRIRSMKAIGEVGYLSDSDVVEQFARSDQWEERLMAAKVIGKTRVVNGLDVLDTLIRDSSWMVRAQAAKAFLSYTDGLERLYDIRFTSDDTFARDMASEWIERGIDDGYSY, from the coding sequence ATGATGCTTTCACAAGAGATTTTGCTCCTAGTATGGATGGCCATTGCTTTATTAAGTGCTTTAACCGGTATGTTTTTATATTTGGTAATCAAAAAGGCATTTGAGATTTCTCAAGAAAAAGAGATAAAAAACTACATGGAGCAAATCCATAAGACGGTCTATGCTTATTTATATCAGCAACAGAACTCTCGTCACCTTGTGCCAGATTCAAGTATTAAATATATCGCAATTGAACGACTATTAACCGAATATTCAACCGTAATTGAAGGAGACGGAAAAGAGCGCATCTCACAATTAGCCGATGAACTCTTTCACGACCGATATAAAGTGGTCCTTCATCAGAATAAATGGAGCAGCAGGATGAACGTTTTATATAAAATTGATGGATTTAGGATGAGAGCGTTATCGGAAGTGCTGAAACAAATGTTAAGTGATGAAAAGACAACAAAAGAAGAAAAGCTGATTATCTTTCGTTGTTTGTCTAACAATCAAGATGATGCATTATCTGAGCTGTTCCAATCCGTAGCTGTTCCGTTGTCCGTTTTAGAATACAGAAGCATCTTAAATCGGATGAACGAAAAGACGTTCATTAGAATTGTCGATGATTATCTGTTGTATCCTGACCGCTTGAAGCTTGCCATCATCGATATGATCGGCATTCAAAAGAAACTAGATTTTGTTCTGTTCTTAGAAAGTCAGTTGAGTGATGAAAGCTTTGAGATTCGTATCCGCTCTATGAAGGCGATCGGAGAGGTTGGGTACCTGTCCGATTCAGATGTCGTTGAACAATTCGCCCGATCTGATCAGTGGGAAGAGCGATTGATGGCAGCGAAAGTAATCGGCAAGACACGGGTTGTAAACGGTCTTGATGTTCTGGATACCCTTATTCGAGATTCATCTTGGATGGTGCGTGCTCAAGCCGCAAAAGCTTTTTTAAGTTATACAGATGGACTTGAACGATTATATGATATTCGCTTTACGAGTGACGATACGTTTGCCCGTGATATGGCTTCTGAATGGATCGAGAGAGGAATAGATGATGGTTACAGTTATTAG
- a CDS encoding GGDEF domain-containing response regulator: MDSKLSKYQLMLEKKIKQQIHEWKQAQSIVTNEELHQFLHTITGTAGTISLQEISNAAAQLMNKINEAEQKSWSSDDAVHFLSPVTNLFAPSKVLTVPTEHTPLSEQNKPLLLIVDQDIPYLIHSKEKLENNGWAVVVSPTIEKALSMFYDLHPDCMIVSNSTEFGGDELIRQVRETLAHELIPVIVISSSNDKAQRIEAYKLGADDFMEKTMEWDEFAARIERQLKRSKSVKESLMKDELTKVYNRKFLNDVYQRISSEHTRHKESFSLIMIDIDFFKKINDTYGHTAGDHVLVKFADFVQSNLRGQDVVVRYGGEEFLVLMPYTKLMEAKDTACRLLEKLSQNVFTFQEHSFFVSFSAGVYEVSSPISLSEAVRTADSALYAAKENGRGRVETAIEQTEKKRRLKVAIIDDSEVIRKMLESFFKELEVEKYELEVYTYQDGVSFFEDEWHHTNDEYLIILDGVLPKMDGIEILTKLRQYPDSSRYTILMLTARKAEGDIVRALNLGADDYLTKPFSVRELEARVKVLVQRVK, encoded by the coding sequence ATGGATTCCAAATTATCAAAATATCAGTTAATGCTTGAAAAAAAGATCAAGCAACAAATACATGAATGGAAACAGGCGCAGAGCATCGTAACAAACGAGGAGCTTCATCAATTCTTGCATACGATCACAGGGACGGCGGGTACGATCTCTCTTCAAGAGATATCGAACGCAGCTGCTCAATTGATGAACAAAATAAATGAAGCGGAACAAAAAAGCTGGAGTTCTGATGATGCTGTTCACTTTTTGAGTCCTGTTACGAACTTGTTTGCTCCGAGTAAGGTCTTAACCGTACCTACTGAACATACTCCGCTTTCAGAACAAAATAAGCCTCTTCTTTTAATTGTTGATCAAGACATTCCCTATCTGATTCATAGTAAAGAAAAATTAGAGAACAACGGCTGGGCGGTTGTCGTTTCACCGACGATTGAAAAAGCACTGTCGATGTTTTATGACTTACATCCCGATTGTATGATTGTGAGTAATTCTACTGAGTTCGGTGGTGATGAACTGATCAGACAAGTGAGAGAAACGCTTGCTCATGAGTTAATACCCGTGATCGTCATCAGCTCGTCTAACGATAAAGCACAACGTATTGAAGCTTATAAACTTGGTGCTGACGATTTTATGGAAAAGACAATGGAATGGGACGAGTTCGCTGCCAGAATAGAGCGGCAGTTGAAGAGAAGTAAAAGCGTAAAAGAGTCTCTTATGAAAGATGAGCTGACGAAAGTTTATAATCGGAAATTTCTAAATGATGTGTATCAAAGAATCTCTTCTGAACATACAAGGCACAAAGAAAGTTTTTCGCTCATCATGATCGATATCGATTTTTTTAAGAAAATCAATGATACATATGGTCATACTGCGGGTGATCACGTGTTGGTGAAATTTGCAGATTTTGTACAGTCAAACCTTCGAGGTCAGGATGTGGTTGTCAGATACGGTGGAGAGGAATTTCTAGTCCTCATGCCTTATACAAAACTTATGGAAGCGAAAGATACGGCTTGTCGATTGTTAGAAAAATTAAGTCAAAACGTATTTACTTTTCAAGAACATTCCTTCTTCGTATCGTTTTCGGCAGGTGTTTATGAGGTCAGCAGCCCCATTTCTTTATCGGAAGCGGTAAGAACTGCCGACAGCGCTCTATATGCAGCAAAAGAAAACGGTCGTGGCAGAGTAGAAACTGCAATTGAACAAACGGAGAAAAAACGCCGGCTTAAAGTTGCGATCATCGATGATTCTGAAGTGATCCGTAAAATGCTAGAGAGTTTCTTTAAAGAGCTCGAAGTAGAGAAGTATGAACTTGAGGTATATACGTATCAAGATGGTGTTTCATTCTTTGAAGATGAGTGGCATCACACCAACGACGAGTACTTGATCATACTCGATGGCGTTTTGCCGAAGATGGATGGTATCGAAATTCTTACAAAGCTGCGTCAATATCCAGACAGCAGCCGATATACGATTCTAATGCTAACCGCTCGAAAGGCGGAAGGCGATATCGTACGCGCACTTAACCTAGGTGCAGACGATTATTTAACAAAACCTTTCAGTGTCCGTGAACTAGAAGCACGCGTTAAAGTTTTAGTGCAGAGGGTGAAATGA
- a CDS encoding serine dehydratase subunit alpha family protein produces the protein MITEKIYDLLEKELVVALGCTEPVAIALASATAKQYIGGEVTGISVKASGNVIKNALSVGIPGMNHTGIDFTAALGVIAGDPAKELRVLEGVTKKEEDYAVALVQGGIVSVSTAAGTEKLYIEVELKSSSDQVVVIISGDHTNVSYISHNGQVLVDQSKQSPSSTTTKDSFPELSIEDLYDFIIAVPLYRLDLVKRSVELNRAICEEGLANEYGLKVGKTLYDQTKKGILSDDIATYSMALSAAGSDARMAGSTMPVMANSGSGNQGIAVTMPVVAAAEKLGATEEKMLRAVTLSHLLSIYMKSKFGRLSALCGVTVAGASASAAITYLLDDNLDKMKAAIQNTLGNVSGMVCDGAKAGCAMKVATCSSAAVQSAILASNGLCIPSTNGFIEEDVEQTIENFCRLGNETSSTTDSVLLDMMVNKQR, from the coding sequence ATGATAACGGAAAAGATATACGACCTTTTGGAAAAAGAACTCGTTGTGGCGCTCGGCTGTACAGAGCCAGTTGCGATCGCACTTGCTTCTGCAACTGCTAAACAATACATTGGTGGTGAAGTAACTGGGATCTCAGTAAAAGCGAGCGGAAACGTAATAAAGAATGCTTTATCTGTAGGTATTCCCGGCATGAATCATACCGGAATCGATTTTACAGCCGCTCTTGGTGTGATTGCAGGCGACCCGGCGAAAGAGTTACGCGTACTGGAAGGCGTGACGAAGAAAGAGGAAGATTACGCTGTGGCGCTTGTCCAGGGAGGTATTGTATCGGTTTCAACAGCTGCAGGAACTGAAAAATTATATATAGAAGTTGAACTGAAATCATCGTCCGATCAAGTTGTTGTAATCATATCAGGCGATCATACAAATGTAAGCTACATTTCTCATAACGGGCAGGTACTGGTTGATCAATCAAAACAAAGTCCCTCTTCTACGACAACCAAAGATTCTTTTCCTGAGCTATCCATTGAAGACTTATATGACTTTATCATCGCCGTTCCTCTATACCGATTGGATCTTGTTAAAAGAAGCGTGGAGTTAAACCGAGCGATTTGTGAAGAAGGCCTTGCTAACGAATATGGATTAAAAGTCGGAAAAACACTATACGATCAAACAAAAAAAGGCATTCTCTCCGACGATATTGCCACGTATAGCATGGCTCTGTCAGCTGCTGGTTCTGACGCGAGAATGGCTGGCTCCACGATGCCTGTAATGGCGAACTCCGGCAGCGGTAATCAAGGGATTGCTGTTACCATGCCTGTTGTAGCGGCTGCTGAAAAATTAGGTGCAACAGAAGAAAAAATGTTGCGCGCTGTGACCTTAAGTCATCTTTTATCGATCTATATGAAGTCAAAATTCGGACGATTATCTGCGCTTTGTGGCGTGACAGTTGCGGGTGCGAGTGCCTCAGCTGCCATCACCTACTTGCTGGATGATAACCTAGATAAAATGAAAGCTGCGATTCAAAACACGTTAGGCAATGTGAGTGGAATGGTGTGTGACGGAGCGAAAGCTGGCTGCGCCATGAAGGTGGCGACATGTTCGAGCGCTGCCGTTCAATCCGCTATCCTTGCGTCAAACGGGTTATGTATTCCATCCACGAACGGTTTTATCGAAGAAGATGTGGAACAGACGATTGAGAACTTCTGCAGGCTTGGGAATGAAACTTCGAGTACAACGGATTCTGTGCTGTTAGATATGATGGTGAACAAACAGCGCTAA
- a CDS encoding MDR family MFS transporter: METAQKPLNTKLILAGLIIGMFFSALEQTIVGTAMPTIIADLNGFSIFAWVTTAYLITSTTVVPIVGKLSDLYGRRKLYLLGNFIFILGSALCGTANTMEELIIYRGLQGIGGGMIMPLSQTIIGDIFTAEQRAKWQGVFGAIYGLSSVIGPFIGGLMVDHISWHWIFLINVPFGMISTAMIVIGMKNETVRAAKGKVNIDYFGIFTLIPAVVLLLLGLTFGGDKFEWQSTTSYLLFSGFIVLLALFIIIEKRAVEPILNLSLFKNRVFATTNILGFLLGLGMFGAIMFVPMYMQGILGVSPTKAGSTMTPMMIALITASIIGGRLLLKLKFRTVLTAGMVITAVGFFLMSTMGVDSNEYTAYAYMVVLGFGMGLVMPTLMIAVQNEFPKSQLGEVTSASTFFRSIGGTIGITILNAVMNHSLTDKMSDAANSASNPILGNALQEIGKKTDAMFGILINPGLLPLPDELKTPVIAAIKDVWSTSFSSVFLTGLIFIAIGIVVALSVGKSRIVKEKSVDFEEQGNEDEQPSSNKLATE; the protein is encoded by the coding sequence ATGGAAACAGCACAAAAACCGTTAAACACAAAACTCATATTAGCGGGTCTGATCATCGGGATGTTCTTTAGTGCACTTGAACAAACCATTGTTGGTACTGCAATGCCGACGATTATTGCCGATTTGAACGGATTTTCGATCTTTGCTTGGGTGACGACCGCATACTTGATTACATCTACAACTGTCGTTCCAATCGTAGGGAAACTTTCTGACCTTTACGGACGAAGAAAACTTTATTTGCTTGGAAACTTCATTTTTATATTAGGCTCTGCACTATGTGGAACAGCAAATACAATGGAAGAACTGATTATTTATCGTGGTCTTCAAGGGATTGGTGGAGGAATGATCATGCCTCTATCACAAACGATCATTGGAGACATTTTTACAGCTGAACAGCGTGCGAAATGGCAAGGAGTGTTCGGTGCAATCTACGGATTAAGTTCTGTAATCGGTCCTTTTATCGGTGGACTTATGGTTGATCATATCAGCTGGCACTGGATCTTCTTAATCAACGTACCATTTGGAATGATATCTACAGCTATGATCGTAATCGGAATGAAGAACGAAACAGTTAGAGCTGCAAAAGGAAAAGTGAACATTGATTACTTTGGTATTTTCACGCTGATTCCAGCAGTTGTCTTGCTGCTCTTAGGTCTTACCTTTGGCGGAGATAAATTTGAATGGCAGTCAACAACAAGCTACCTGTTATTCAGCGGATTTATTGTCCTTCTCGCGTTGTTTATCATTATTGAAAAACGAGCAGTTGAACCAATCTTAAATCTTTCACTCTTTAAAAATCGGGTCTTTGCAACAACGAACATCTTAGGATTTTTACTTGGTCTAGGTATGTTTGGTGCCATCATGTTCGTACCGATGTACATGCAAGGAATCTTAGGCGTTAGCCCGACAAAAGCAGGATCAACAATGACGCCGATGATGATTGCGCTTATCACAGCAAGTATTATCGGTGGCAGGCTACTATTAAAACTTAAGTTCAGAACAGTACTCACAGCAGGTATGGTGATTACAGCCGTTGGATTCTTCCTTATGAGCACAATGGGTGTGGACTCGAATGAGTATACAGCATACGCGTACATGGTTGTTCTAGGATTCGGTATGGGTCTTGTTATGCCAACACTGATGATCGCTGTGCAAAACGAGTTTCCAAAATCCCAGCTTGGGGAAGTAACATCCGCATCAACGTTCTTCCGTTCGATCGGTGGTACGATAGGGATTACGATTCTAAATGCAGTAATGAACCACTCGCTTACAGATAAAATGAGTGATGCAGCAAACAGCGCATCTAATCCGATTCTTGGGAACGCACTCCAAGAAATCGGGAAAAAGACAGACGCGATGTTCGGGATCTTGATCAACCCAGGATTATTACCATTACCTGATGAGCTAAAAACACCTGTAATAGCAGCAATCAAAGACGTGTGGTCAACATCTTTTTCAAGTGTGTTCTTAACTGGGCTGATCTTTATTGCGATTGGAATTGTTGTGGCGTTATCGGTAGGGAAGAGCCGCATCGTAAAAGAAAAGTCTGTTGATTTTGAAGAACAAGGCAATGAGGATGAGCAACCATCATCTAATAAGTTAGCAACTGAATAA
- a CDS encoding TetR/AcrR family transcriptional regulator, with amino-acid sequence MKKDKRVEIIEKAIEMFAEKGFHATTVQEIATALNISKGGFYTYFPSKDELIIEIFDYYSEKMRSGMQQVSEDLCPKERMEKQLKVQLENYMAHKPFMQMHFREQNASIIKGIQLFIRKNFFEMSKWYENHFLQIYGVEIKPYLADIITICEGMKQSFIRAFMFNEEPVDLENFAPYLMERFDDVITGIQQTKRAPIIDKQVMDRKLKPWTEKEVIEEEVKELLNNMKDLIDQELIAEDLRNDYFQVLDFIAQEIKKEQPQKMLIQGMLANLREIKRIEKERERIAKVLNVQLL; translated from the coding sequence ATGAAAAAAGATAAGCGAGTTGAAATCATAGAGAAAGCCATTGAGATGTTTGCTGAAAAAGGATTTCATGCAACTACAGTGCAAGAGATCGCAACGGCACTTAATATTTCAAAAGGTGGATTTTATACGTATTTTCCATCTAAGGATGAGTTAATAATAGAGATTTTTGATTATTATAGTGAGAAAATGCGTTCTGGCATGCAGCAAGTAAGTGAAGATTTATGCCCGAAAGAACGGATGGAAAAGCAGTTGAAGGTGCAGCTTGAAAATTATATGGCACACAAACCGTTTATGCAGATGCATTTTCGTGAGCAGAATGCATCCATTATTAAAGGCATTCAGCTTTTTATCCGCAAGAATTTCTTTGAGATGTCCAAGTGGTATGAGAACCACTTTTTACAAATTTATGGTGTGGAGATCAAACCATACTTAGCGGATATCATCACGATCTGTGAAGGGATGAAGCAGTCTTTTATCCGTGCATTTATGTTCAATGAAGAGCCTGTTGATCTGGAGAATTTTGCTCCTTATCTTATGGAAAGGTTTGACGATGTCATTACGGGGATTCAACAAACGAAAAGAGCTCCTATCATTGACAAACAAGTCATGGATCGAAAGTTAAAGCCATGGACAGAAAAAGAAGTCATTGAAGAAGAAGTGAAAGAATTACTTAACAATATGAAGGATTTAATAGATCAAGAATTAATCGCCGAAGATTTGAGAAATGATTATTTTCAAGTTCTTGATTTCATCGCGCAAGAAATAAAGAAAGAGCAGCCGCAAAAGATGCTCATTCAAGGCATGCTTGCCAATTTACGAGAAATCAAACGAATTGAAAAAGAGCGTGAACGAATCGCAAAAGTCTTGAACGTTCAGCTTTTATAA
- a CDS encoding phosphotransferase family protein — protein MKQLHVIGEGSTAQIVALSPEKVAKLFYDHVPDHAIEHEYMIGKRISDTGLPVPFVYQIEHIIEKRALIYERINGFTMTSYFGSHPWQAIHLMRRMAKLQVGVHEKKLSSLPVQREVLLRKIESVHELNNDDKRKIYQHLEKLPDGESLCHGDFHPDNILLPKKGPIIIDWADATRGNRMADLARTLLILRFGGLSEDISSINLRTILYVRKFLAKYYKNSYNRHYAFSAESLNKWMVPIAAARLSEKLPHHEKKKLVSIVQTYLKDEGF, from the coding sequence GTGAAACAATTACATGTAATTGGTGAAGGAAGTACTGCGCAGATCGTCGCCCTTTCACCCGAAAAAGTGGCAAAACTCTTTTATGATCACGTACCAGATCATGCTATTGAACATGAATACATGATCGGTAAAAGGATCAGCGACACAGGACTTCCGGTACCTTTTGTATATCAAATCGAACATATCATAGAAAAAAGAGCGCTCATTTATGAAAGAATTAATGGTTTTACAATGACGAGTTACTTCGGCAGTCACCCCTGGCAGGCCATACACCTTATGAGACGAATGGCAAAACTTCAAGTAGGTGTTCATGAAAAAAAGCTTTCTTCCCTACCCGTTCAACGAGAGGTTTTATTAAGAAAGATTGAATCTGTTCATGAACTGAATAACGATGATAAAAGAAAAATATATCAGCACCTAGAAAAACTGCCCGATGGTGAATCTTTATGTCACGGTGATTTTCATCCAGACAATATCCTGCTCCCTAAAAAAGGCCCTATCATAATCGACTGGGCTGACGCTACAAGAGGAAACAGAATGGCTGATTTAGCTCGCACTCTGCTCATCTTACGTTTCGGCGGTCTATCCGAGGATATATCTTCAATAAATTTAAGAACGATTTTATATGTACGTAAATTTTTAGCAAAGTACTATAAAAATAGCTATAATAGACATTACGCTTTTTCAGCAGAATCGTTGAACAAGTGGATGGTCCCTATTGCTGCAGCAAGGTTGAGTGAAAAGCTTCCACACCACGAAAAAAAGAAGTTAGTTTCTATTGTTCAAACTTACTTAAAGGATGAAGGCTTTTGA